The proteins below come from a single Caenibius sp. WL genomic window:
- a CDS encoding MarR family transcriptional regulator, translating into MPRSTPSSRQDIARAHDVEEMFSFTVYPSVIGFQISRAADGLVRALNAIIEAKGLPLTAREFVILNLLHQESPLQQTQLVERSYKDPAATSRLVASLHRKGLIERTRPKEDRRVTLISLTEQGRATRAAIIPEVSAMLRHAVGETSDEDLRATRRVMGRIIGAMLETPA; encoded by the coding sequence ATGCCAAGGTCGACCCCTTCTTCGCGGCAGGATATCGCCCGCGCCCACGATGTCGAGGAGATGTTCTCCTTCACCGTCTATCCGTCCGTGATCGGGTTCCAGATCAGCCGGGCGGCGGACGGGCTGGTGCGCGCGCTGAATGCGATTATCGAAGCCAAGGGTCTGCCGCTGACAGCGCGCGAATTCGTGATTCTCAATCTGTTGCATCAGGAAAGCCCGCTGCAACAGACGCAACTGGTCGAACGCAGCTATAAGGACCCGGCCGCGACCAGCCGCCTCGTTGCCAGCCTGCATCGCAAAGGCCTGATCGAACGCACCAGGCCGAAGGAAGACCGGCGCGTGACTTTGATCAGCCTGACCGAGCAAGGGCGTGCCACTCGCGCGGCGATTATCCCGGAAGTGAGCGCGATGCTGCGCCATGCGGTGGGCGAAACGAGCGACGAGGATCTGCGCGCCACCCGGCGGGTGATGGGGCGGATCATCGGGGCGATGCTGGAAACACCGGCCTGA